Proteins encoded by one window of Musa acuminata AAA Group cultivar baxijiao chromosome BXJ2-9, Cavendish_Baxijiao_AAA, whole genome shotgun sequence:
- the LOC103999103 gene encoding fatty acid elongase 3-like, which translates to MMMGNVGDGWNRGITYWLAEQPAIVGFRWSHVYAWGATWSFLVSSLAAYAALALALDLFLRLFRRSRPIPLGPLPALHSLAMALASAAIFLGLLISAAAEIRDARWWWRGRFRTTAFEWLLCFPLGTRPSGRVFFWSYAFYLSRFLHLLRTFLLILRRRRGALPSVFRHSALVCMSFLWLEFSQSFQVVAILSATLVHAVVFSYRFWVGVGLPAAARSGAILVLACQVALTGCNAVCHLGFLLLHFAKGGCNGIGAWVVNSVLNAALLLLFVDCYVKTVVRRKKGESLEDDNGSSHHFGGHHHHYQNKAEFFEAKKEQ; encoded by the coding sequence ATGATGATGGGGAACGTCGGTGATGGCTGGAATCGGGGGATAACGTATTGGCTGGCGGAACAGCCGGCCATCGTGGGGTTCCGGTGGAGCCACGTTTACGCCTGGGGCGCCACCTGGTCCTTCCTCGTCTCCTCCCTCGCCGCATACGCCGCCCTAGCCCTCGCCCTCGACCTCTTCCTCCGCCTCTTCCGCCGGAGTCGGCCAATCCCCTTGGGGCCCCTTCCCGCCCTCCACTCCCTCGCCATGGCCCTGGCCTCCGCCGCCATCTTCCTCGGCCTCCTCATCTCCGCCGCTGCCGAGATCCGCGACGCCCGCTGGTGGTGGCGCGGCCGCTTCCGCACCACCGCGTTCGAATGGCTCCTCTGCTTCCCCCTCGGCACCCGCCCCTCCGGTCGCGTCTTCTTCTGGTCCTACGCCTTCTACCTCTCCcgcttcctccacctcctccgcaCCTTCCTCTtgatcctccgccgccgccgcggcgcCCTGCCCAGCGTCTTCCGCCACTCCGCCCTCGTCTGCATGTCCTTCCTCTGGCTCGAGTTCTCCCAGTCCTTCCAGGTCGTCGCCATCCTCTCCGCGACCCTCGTCCACGCCGTCGTCTTCAGCTACCGCTTTTGGGTCGGTGTCGGTCTCCCCGCGGCCGCCCGGAGCGGGGCGATCCTCGTGCTCGCCTGCCAGGTGGCGCTGACCGGCTGCAACGCGGTGTGCCACCTGGGGTTCCTCCTGCTCCACTTCGCCAAGGGCGGGTGCAACGGCATCGGCGCCTGGGTCGTCAACTCGGTTCTCAACGCCGCGCTGCTGCTCCTCTTCGTCGACTGCTACGTCAAGACGGTGGTCAGGAGAAAGAAAGGCGAAAGCTTGGAGGATGACAACGGCAGCAGCCACCATTTCGGTGGCCATCATCATCACTATCAGAACAAAGCTGAATTCTTTGAGgcgaagaaggagcaatga